The following proteins are encoded in a genomic region of Fusarium oxysporum f. sp. lycopersici 4287 chromosome 1, whole genome shotgun sequence:
- a CDS encoding hypothetical protein (At least one base has a quality score < 10), with amino-acid sequence MADNSDHRIKINPLMPPAKQERIHIWRTEVASALHLPTAPSLSSSLSSSSAATPDPDPDTSFATPPSPAGSKPRSLWKRISWRFGPKRRTAVNMAAAAAELPPDGRTAMYRGLENRVARGEDARDEEGGILERDSEEGNGLKEKQERLARAARLLNRRTEER; translated from the coding sequence ATGGCCGATAATTCAGATCACCGAATCAAGATCAACCCCCTCATGCCTCCTGCGAAGCAAGAGCGCATTCACATCTGGCGCACCGAAGTCGCTTCAGCCCTACACCTCCCCACGGCCCCGTCCCTATCATCATCACTATCGTCTTCATCCGCCGCCACTCCAGACCCCGACCCAGATACTTCGTTTGCTACACCTCCATCACCTGCTGGTTCCAAGCCGCGAAGCTTGTGGAAGCGCATTAGCTGGCGCTTTGGGCCCAAGAGACGCACTGCTGTCAatatggctgctgctgccgccgaGCTTCCCCCAGATGGCCGTACCGCTATGTACCGCGGACTTGAGAACAGGGTGGCTCGGGGAGAGGACGCGAGGGATGAAGAAGGCGGCATTCTGGAGAGGGATAGTGAGGAAGGAAATGgcttgaaggagaagcaagagagGTTGGCTCGGGCAGCCAGGTTACTCAACCGTCGCACCGAGGAACGGTGA
- a CDS encoding tyrosine 3-monooxygenase/tryptophan 5-monooxygenase activation protein (At least one base has a quality score < 10), protein MATERESKTFLARLCEQAERYDEMVTYMKEVAKLGGELTVDERNLLSVAYKNVVGTRRASWRIISSIEQKEESKGSDKHVSTIKDYRNKIETELEKVCQDVLDVLDDFLIPNAATGESKVFYHKMKGDYHRYLAEFASGEKRKGAATAAHDAYKSATDVAQTELTPTHPIRLGLALNFLRLLLRDLELPRPCLPPREAGLRRCYCRARLPL, encoded by the exons CGTGAAAG CAAGACCTTCCTGGCCCGCCTCTGCGAGCAGGCCGAGCGCTACGATGAGATGGTCACCTACATGAAGGAGGTGGCTAAGCTGGGCGGAGAGCTCACCGTTGACGAGCGTAACCTCCTCAGCGTCGCCTACAAGAACGTTGTCGGCACCCGACGTGCCTCGTGGCGCATCATCTCCTCGATCGAGCAGAAGGAGGAATCTAAGGGCTCCGACAAGCACGTATCCACCATCAAGGACTACCGCAACAAGATCGAGACCgagctcgagaaggtctGCCAGGATGTTCTCGATGTCCTCGACGACTTCCTCATCCCCAACGCCGCCACCGGCGAGTCCAAGGTCTTCTACCACAAGAT GAAGGGTGACTACCACCGTTACCTCGCTGAATTCGCCTCTGGTGAGAAGCGCAAGGGTGCTGCTACCGCTGCCCACGATGCTTATAAG AGCGCTACCGATGTTGCCCAGACTGAGCTCACTCCTACTCACCCCATCCGTCTGGGTCTCGCTCTCAACTTTCTCCGTCTTCTACTACGAGATCTTGAACTCCCCCGACCGTGCTTGCCACCTCGCGAAGCAGGCCTTCGACGATGCTATTGCCGAGCTCGACTCCCTCTCTGA
- a CDS encoding tyrosine 3-monooxygenase/tryptophan 5-monooxygenase activation protein (At least one base has a quality score < 10): MVTYMKEVAKLGGELTVDERNLLSVAYKNVVGTRRASWRIISSIEQKEESKGSDKHVSTIKDYRNKIETELEKVCQDVLDVLDDFLIPNAATGESKVFYHKMKGDYHRYLAEFASGEKRKGAATAAHDAYKSATDVAQTELTPTHPIRLGLALNFLRLLLRDLELPRPCLPPREAGLRRCYCRARLPL, encoded by the exons ATGGTCACCTACATGAAGGAGGTGGCTAAGCTGGGCGGAGAGCTCACCGTTGACGAGCGTAACCTCCTCAGCGTCGCCTACAAGAACGTTGTCGGCACCCGACGTGCCTCGTGGCGCATCATCTCCTCGATCGAGCAGAAGGAGGAATCTAAGGGCTCCGACAAGCACGTATCCACCATCAAGGACTACCGCAACAAGATCGAGACCgagctcgagaaggtctGCCAGGATGTTCTCGATGTCCTCGACGACTTCCTCATCCCCAACGCCGCCACCGGCGAGTCCAAGGTCTTCTACCACAAGAT GAAGGGTGACTACCACCGTTACCTCGCTGAATTCGCCTCTGGTGAGAAGCGCAAGGGTGCTGCTACCGCTGCCCACGATGCTTATAAG AGCGCTACCGATGTTGCCCAGACTGAGCTCACTCCTACTCACCCCATCCGTCTGGGTCTCGCTCTCAACTTTCTCCGTCTTCTACTACGAGATCTTGAACTCCCCCGACCGTGCTTGCCACCTCGCGAAGCAGGCCTTCGACGATGCTATTGCCGAGCTCGACTCCCTCTCTGA
- a CDS encoding tyrosine 3-monooxygenase/tryptophan 5-monooxygenase activation protein (At least one base has a quality score < 10), whose protein sequence is MATERESKTFLARLCEQAERYDEMVTYMKEVAKLGGELTVDERNLLSVAYKNVVGTRRASWRIISSIEQKEESKGSDKHVSTIKDYRNKIETELEKVCQDVLDVLDDFLIPNAATGESKVFYHKMCVFIFPASSLRPLVFPPFLCSRSTTPISLHACFFHRKKKKMHSFFFF, encoded by the exons CGTGAAAG CAAGACCTTCCTGGCCCGCCTCTGCGAGCAGGCCGAGCGCTACGATGAGATGGTCACCTACATGAAGGAGGTGGCTAAGCTGGGCGGAGAGCTCACCGTTGACGAGCGTAACCTCCTCAGCGTCGCCTACAAGAACGTTGTCGGCACCCGACGTGCCTCGTGGCGCATCATCTCCTCGATCGAGCAGAAGGAGGAATCTAAGGGCTCCGACAAGCACGTATCCACCATCAAGGACTACCGCAACAAGATCGAGACCgagctcgagaaggtctGCCAGGATGTTCTCGATGTCCTCGACGACTTCCTCATCCCCAACGCCGCCACCGGCGAGTCCAAGGTCTTCTACCACAAGATGTGCGTTTTTATCTTCCCCGCCTCTAGCCTGAGGCCCCTCGTCTTTCCGCCCTTTTTGTGCTCACGCAGCACTACACCCATCTCGCTCCATGCGTGCTTTTTCCAccgaaaaaaaaagaaaatgcactcctttttttttttttaa